The Pungitius pungitius chromosome 8, fPunPun2.1, whole genome shotgun sequence genome has a window encoding:
- the lyar gene encoding cell growth-regulating nucleolar protein, protein MVFFTCNSCGESLKKAQVEKHVGMCRGCQVLSCIDCGKDFCGDDYKNHTRCISENQKYGGKGFEGKANKGDVKQQQWIQRVHDAMNKPGVSTKLKGILQQISSYDNVPRKKAKFQNWMKSCIKIANTSLHDEVWDILTAADISPEAPQETKAAEETVSEVREDSNGKEKQNGHQDGGKKKLNKRERKEARQQKNGKVVKGADKTVAEEQGEGKKKKDRKRKHSSDEDEEPNGADNETSSKKSKTSDVEAADTSETEDQKVPKGKFNWKGNIKAVLRESADQELPVKKLKKKIVAAYYSFAGDGNFKKEEEVLALFNKKINNNPKFRVLKDRVRLVK, encoded by the exons ATGGTGTTTTTCACCTGCAACAGCTGTGGAGAATCCCTCAAAAAAGCCCAAGTTGAAAAACACGTGGGCATGTGCCGGGGATGCCAGGTCCTTTCCTGCATCGACTGTGGAAAAGATTTCTG CGGTGATGACTACAAGAACCACACTAGATGTATCAGTGAAAACCAGAAGTACGGAGGCAAAGGCTTCGAGGGCAAGGCCAACAAAGGAGATGTGAAACAGCAGCAGTGGATCCAG AGAGTCCATGACGCCATGAACAAACCTGGAGTCAGTACGAAGCTAAAGGGCATACTCCAACAAATCAGTTCATATGATAATGTCCCAAGAAAGAAGGCAAAGTTTCAG aattGGATGAAAAGCTGTATTAAAATAGCGAACACCAGTCTTCATGATGAGGTGTGGGACATCCTCACTGCAGCTGACATT TCTCCTGAGGCCCCCCAAGAGACTAAAGCAGCTGAAGAGACAGTGTCTGAAGTCAGAGAGGATTCTAATGGAAAGGAAAAACAGAACGGCCATCAAGACGGCGGGAAGAAGAAACTGAACAAACGTGAGCGCAAAGAGGCACGTCAACAGAAGAATGGGAAGGTGGTGAAAGGTGCCGATAAGACGGTTGCAGAGGAGCAAGGagaaggcaaaaagaaaaaggacaggAAGAGAAAGCACAgctctgatgaagatgaagagccGAATGGTGCCGATAATGAGACATCCAGCAAGAAGTCAAAGACAA GTGACGTAGAGGCTGCTGACACTTCAGAGACTGAGGATCAAAAAGTTCCCAAAG GAAAATTCAACTGGAAGGGAAATATCAAAGCTGTACTCAGAGAATCAGCTGACCAGGAACTGCCAGTAAAGAAACTTAAGAAGAAG ATTGTGGCAGCATACTACTCTTTTGCTGGTGACgggaattttaaaaaagaggaggaggtgctcgCACTTTTCAACAAGAAGATCAACAACAATCCAAAATTCAGAGTCTTAAAAGACCGAGTTAGACTTGTAAAGTAG
- the zbtb49 gene encoding zinc finger and BTB domain-containing protein 49 has protein sequence MDTLSSHSSYLLQQLQEQRIQGLLCDCMLVVKGVCFKAHKNVLAAFSSYFRSLFQNSPSQKNEVFNLVIQDVSGIGQILDYMYTSHLDINQDNVQALLTIAQCLHVPNVQSMCNTFLKPCPPPVEITSFSLPGMLSSEHDCLLGSNLPHDVDLQCPSETSRPGFNGDMDQNKRLPVSVPNSSSNCDTASRHLQAPAEKQLVHGYKLRNFYSKQYFKQSALQTNNAALNQGPCPLVLTEDQQCPLGVSQGASNTPVCSGNTVQPNPPCTSVAVQKNHVSSLTPSDNLNTPTANSADSMLNKPVRPKKAVYLKKYNYLRSQKALEEMFAEAVSEPVLSSPKESHQEESVVRTEVSEAPIEELNSDREPVTETATDVQPPSPPPENQEDQNLKTVPETQQQILNKQYCCEVCGKIFKHPSNLELHKRSHTGEKPFQCNVCGRYFSQAGNLQTHLRRHSGEKPYICELCGKSFTASGDVHRHKVVHTGEKPHLCDICGRGFNNLSNLKEHKRTHTTDKTFTCDQCGKSFNTHRKLLKHKARHIGEKPHSCATCGKCFIGSGDLQRHIRSHTGEKPYVCNACGKSFTRSAMLRRHSNMHCKGAPADSPVTDNPDPPSSSDGVAAFPKPVGLSKPPAATTDQHFPSMMPPAGLVKPPHTTTSPPHIESPPPRMPLGPASTPTRLPELRSLVPQHLLSSNHQERGAAATATDHMKLAKPHLSQEVVYGPYVENANMSVEMGRGGVGRAYLPPTDNHSSSLTSSSRPNSGSYRSTEGQFISSVTLWGLAMKTLQNDNDMEP, from the exons ATGGACACCCTGTCCAGCCACAGCTCCtacctcctgcagcagctccaagaGCAGAGGATCCAGGGTCTGCTCTGTGACTGCATGCTGGTGGTCAAAGGTGTCTGCTTCAAAGCCCACAAAAATGTTCTGGCTGCTTTCAGCTCCTATTTCAG GTCATTATTCCAGAATTCCCCCAGTCAGAAGAATGAGGTTTTTAACTTGGTCATCCAGGATGTCAGTGGCATCGGCCAAATATTGGACTACATGTACACCTCCCACCTTGACATCAACCAAGACAATGTGCAAGCGCTCCTGACCATTGCTCAGTGTTTGCACGTTCCAAATGTTCAAAGCATGTGCAACACTTTCCTCAAGCCATGTCCTCCACCAGTGGAAATCACATCATTTTCTCTTCCAGGCATGCTGAGTTCTGAGCATGACTGCCTCTTGGGGAGCAATCTTCCTCATGATGTTGACCTGCAGTGTCCCTCTGAAACCTCTAGGCCTGGCTTCAATGGTGACATGGACCAAAACAAAAGGTTGCCTGTTTCTGTGCCTAACAGCAGTTCAAACTGTGACACAGCAAGCAGGCATCTGCAGGCAcctgcagaaaaacaacttgTCCATGGCTACAAGCTGCGGAACTTCTATAGTAAGCAGTACTTTAAACAAAGTGCACTTCAGACTAATAACGCTGCCTTAAATCAAGGCCCGTGCCCTTTGGTGCTAACGGAAGATCAGCAGTGTCCGCTCGGGGTTAGCCAGGGGGCCAGCAACACTCCCGTATGCTCAGGAAACACCGTTCAGCCCAATCCTCCCTGCACGTCTGTGGCAGTCCAAAAGAACCATGTCTCTTCTTTAACACCCTCAGATAATTTGAACACCCCCACTGCTAACTCTGCAGACTCCATGCTCAACAAGCCAGTGCGGCCAAAGAAAGCCGTGTATCTGAAGAAGTACAACTACCTCCGATCTCAGAAGGCATTGGAGGAGATGTTTGCTGAAGCAGTGAGTGAACCCGTCCTCAGTTCTCCCAAAGAGAGTCATCAAGAAGAGTCAGTTGTCCGAACGGAAGTTTCAGAGGCTCCTATTGAGGAACTTAACTCAGACAGGGAGCCGGTTACGGAGACGGCAACAGATGTGCAACCTCCCAGTCCCCCGCCTGAGAACCAAGAAGACCAAAATCTGAAAACTGTGCCAGAGACACAGCAGCAAATACTTAACAAGCAGTATTGCTGTGAGGTGTGTGGGAAGATCTTCAAACACCCCAGCAATCTGGAGCTGCACAAGCGCTCACATACCG GTGAGAAGCCCTTTCAGTGTAATGTTTGTGGGAGATACTTCTCACAG GCTGGAAATTTACAGACACATTTGCGGAGACATTCAGGAGAGAAACCGTATATTTGTGAGTTATGTGGTAAAAG CTTCACCGCATCAGGGGATGTCCATCGTCACAAAGTGGTCCACACGGGAGAGAAGCCACATCTGTGTGATATATGTGGTCGAG GCTTCAACAACTTGAGCAACCTCAAGGAGCACAAGAGGACTCACACCACAGACAAGACCTTCACGTGTGACCAGTGCGGAAAAtccttcaacacacacagaaagcttCTGAAGCACAAGGCCCGTCACATTGGGGAAAAACCACACAGCTGTGCCACATGTG GCAAATGCTTTATTGGCTCCGGGGACCTGCAGCGTCACATACGGTCCCACACTGGGGAGAAACCCTACGTCTGCAACGCCTGCGGAAAGAGCTTCACCCGCTCTGCCATGTTGCGGAGGCACAGCAACATGCACTGCAAAGGGGCTCCAGCTGACAGCCCCGTTACAGACAACCCCGACCCTCCTAGCAGCTCAGATGGAGTGGCCGCGTTCCCCAAACCCGTCGGCCTCAGTAAACCTCCTGCAGCGACCACTGATCAGCACTTCCCCAGCATGATGCCCCCTGCGGGTTTGGTGAAACCCCCACACACTACTACTTCGCCACCACATATCGAGAGTCCACCTCCCAGGATGCCACTCGGCCCGGCTTCCACCCCCACACGCCTTCCAGAGCTGCGCTCCCTGGTACCCCAGCACCTTCTTTCCTCCAACCACCAGGAAAGAGGTGCAGCCGCGACAGCCACAGACCACATGAAACTCGCCAAACCACACTTGTCTCAGGAGGTTGTGTACGGTCCGTATGTGGAGAATGCGAATATGTCTGTGGAGATGGGCAGAGGTGGGGTGGGCAGGGCCTACCTCCCTCCCACAGACAATCACAGCAGCTCTCTCACTTCTTCCAGCAGGCCCAATAGTGGCTCCTACAGGTCCACTGAAGGCCAGTTTATCTCCAGTGTGACTCTGTGGGGCCTGGCAATGAAAACGCTGCAGAATGATAATGACATGGAACCGTAA